CGATCGCGTGAACGTGATGTACGCCGGCGAGCTCGTCGAGACGGGTGACGTGAGGGACATCTTCCACGACCCGAAGCATCCGTACACGCAGGGGCTTCTGCGGTCGATCCCGGGCCAGCAGGCCGGGGATCGTCTGGAGACGATCGAGGGCGACGTGCCGACGCCGAACGAGGATCCGACGTACTGTCGGTTCGCGCCGCGGTGTCCGGAGGCGTTCGACGACTGTGAGGCGGTGCATCCCGAGCAGGTCGGGGTGTCGACGGAGGAAGACGACCACGTCGCCGCGTGCCTGCTGTATCCGGAGGACGTGACGCAGGCAGAGGCGATCGAACTCCACAAGGCGAAAGGAGGGCGGAACGAATGAGCAAACAAGCGATGTCAACGGCGCAGTCGACGGACGAGGAGCACGCGATGATCGAGGTCCGCCAGCTCAAGACGTACTACGAGGGCGGCGGCCTGATCTCGAGCAACCCCGTGAAGGCGGTTGACGGGGTGGACTTCGACATCCGGAGCGGTGAGACGCTCGGGCTCGTCGGCGAGTCCGGGTGCGGGAAGTCGACGCTCGGTCGGACGCTCGTGCAACTGGAGGACGCGACCGCTGGGATGAGTCGGTTCTCGAAGCCGGAAGTCGTCCAGCAGTTCGCGAACGGGAACCGTCGTCGGACGGTGTTCCTGCCGGACGTCTACGGCGAGCACGACGCGGTGTCGCTCGTCGAGCAGTTGCTCGACGACGGCGTGCTTCCCAAGCACATCACTGACGTCCCGCGGTTCGCGACGCTGTCGCCCGGCGAGGTGAACGCGGGGACGCTCGTGGACGATGGGAACGTCACGGTGGAGTCCCTCGTCGACGCCGGATTCGGGGAGCGTCTGGGCCTGTACGGCGAGAAGGACTTCGTGTTCGTCGAGTCCGGGTCGAAGGACGGCGACACCGTCACGGTCGAGTCGGGCTACATCGACGTGACGTCGGCGCCGGATTACGCGCTGAAGAAGCTCCGCGGGAAGCAACTCGGGATCGTCTTCCAGGACCCCGAGTCCAGCCTGAACGACCGGATGACGGTCGGGGAGATCGTCCGGGAGCCCCTGGACGTGCACGGTTGGGGGACCAAGCGCGAGCGCCGCGAGCGCGTTCGCGAACTCCTGGATACGGTCGGGTTGCGGCCGGAGCACTACTTCCGATACCCCCACCAGTTCAGTGGTGGGCAGCGCCAGCGCATTGGGATCGCGCGAGCGCTCGCGCTGGAGCCTGACTTCCTCGTGCTGGACGAACCGGTGTCGGCGCTGGACGTGTCCGTGCAGGCGAAGATCCTGAACCTCCTAGAGGACCTCCAGACGGAGTTCGGGTTGACGTACCTGTTCATCGCGCACGACCTCTCCGTCGTCAGGCACATCTGCGACCGCGTCGCCGTGATGTACCTCGGGAACATCATGGAGATCGGGGAGACCGAGGAGCTGTTCGACGCACCGGCGAACCCGTACACGCACTCGTTGCTGTCCGCGATCCCGGAGCCGGATCCGGATTCGAACAAGGAGCGCGTGACGCTCCGTGGGACGCCGCCGAGTCCGCGCGACCCGCCGGTCGGTTGTCCGTTCAGTACGCGGTGTCCGGTGAAGATCCGTCCGGAGGCGTATCGAGAGATGGACGACGACGTCTGGGAGCGCATCGAGGTGTTCCGGGAGGTCGTCCGCGAGCGAACGCGCGCGGACCGGTCGTTCTCGGACCGGGTGCGGGAGTTCCTCGGGAAGGAGACGCGGTTCTCGGACATCACGGAGATCACGGACGAGCTGTTCGGTGACGTGCAGGTTCCGGACGGCGCGCAGCAGCATCTCCGCGAGGCGGCGAGTTACGTGGAGGCGGGCAACGACAACCAGGCCCGGGAGTACCTCTTCGAGGAGTTCGGGAGCGTCTGCGACAAGGAGAAACCGCGGCATCACGATGTGACGGCGCTCCGGACGAGTTACTGCCATCGGCACCTCGACGAGTACGAGGACAGCCAGTCGGTCTTCCAGCAGCTGTAGGCCGGCCGTGTCTTCTACGGATTCCACGCCGCGCGAGGCGGTCGAGGTCGTCGCGTTGAAGGTCGTCGACTTGCTGACGTACGTGGTGGTACTGGTTGCGGTGGTGTTCGTGCCGGTCGCGGCGTTCGAGCTGTCGACGTTCGGCGGGCTCGTGTTCACGAAGTGGGTGCTGTTCGTCGTGGGTGGCGTCCTCGGCGTGTACTCGAGCTTCCAGTTGCGGCCGGCCGGGCCGGAGCGTCGGGCGGCGGCGGTCGACGCTGGTCCGAGCAGTGCGACGGTCGGTGGCCGGGAGGTGTCTCGCCTGCAGCGCGTGGCGGCGGCGATGCCGCCGGCGCGGTGGACGGGGTTGACGCCGACGGAGCGGTTCTCGCCGTACACGAAGCAGTTCGCGGCGGCGGTCGCGTTCGTCGTGACGGCGTGGCTGCTGGAGGTCGTGTTCGACGTCGGCCTCGGACTGTAGGCGGGGCGAGCAGGCGTCGTGACGGGTTTCCTTCGGTGAGTCGTCGACGGATAGAGACACCCTTAACCGACTCGGGTGTGTTGTGCGACCCATGCCCGAAGCCCCCGATATCGACGAGGAGGATTTCACGCACGCGGACCGGATCGCGGCGAACGCGGACGCGATCCGGGAGGCGTGGGAGGCGACGCTCGAGGACATGGAGGCGATGGCGGAGGCCCGACGCGAAGATGGATGGGAGGCTGTGACGTGCATGGCCGTGGATACGGCGCCGACGAACCCGGACGCGGGCGACCGCGACGACTTCGGGCTCGTGTTCGTGCTCCCGAACAACATGGCCGAGGAGTTCGAGGCGGCCTACGAGGGGAAGGCGTTCCCGCAGTACGAGGTGTACCGGGCCGCGGACGAGGGACGTGCGTACCTGGTCGTCGAGTACATCGACCCGGAGTCGGAGACGGCGATCTTCGTCGCGAGCCAGTACGAGCTCCGGTTCGCGCCGGGGATGGTGACGGCGGCGCGTCGCGAGGAGACGATGTACACGTACGCGCAGCTCGTCGACGGGACGCGCATCGGTGCGTTCGAGCACGATAGCGTCGACAAGTTCGTCCCGGAGATCGACCGCATCGAGGAGTACCGGATGGAGACGCCGGACCCCCAGGAGGTCGCGAAGAAGCTCGACGACGTGGAGCCGGAGGCGGTCGAGGACGCGGACGTCGACGAGGCCTGAGCGTACTGTCGGCGGTCGTGAGTGTCGCTCGCCAGAAACAGGGGCTTTATTTCCGTTTTCGCTGTAGAGTGCGAGTATGAATGTCGCGGACGCGATGACGACGCGCTCGGAGCTAGTCACGGTCGAGTTGCCCGGGACGCGCGACGACGTGCTGGAGTACCTCCAGGAGTACGAGTTCTCGTCGGTGCCGGTGGTGAAGCGGACCGACGCGGGCGAGGAGTACCGCGGGCTGGTGTCTCGGGACGCGCTCATCGAGCACCCCGACGAGGACCAGTTGGCGATCCTGATGGAGGACGTGCCGACGACGACGGCCGGGGAGAGCCTGGAGTCGGTCGCCCGGGTGATGGTCGAGGAGGGCGCGCGTCGCATGCCGGTCGTTGACGGCCAGCTGGAGGGTATCGTGACGGTGACGGACGTCGTGCACGCGATCGCACGCGGCGACGCGGCGACGGATGCGACCGTCGAGGGCTACGCGTCCCGGGACGTGAACACGACGTACGAGGGGACGCCGCTTCCGGTCGCGGAGCGCGAGCTGTTCTACGCGAACGTGCCGTACGCGGTCGTGCTCGACGACGACGCGGACGTGTCGGGGATGTTGACGGAGGTCGACATCCTCGAGGTGGCGCGGATCGTCGAGGGCGAGGACGACACGGGCGACTCGATCGCGAACGAGGACGACGAGTGGATGTGGGAGGGGATCAAGGCGGTCGGTGGCCGGTACGTGCCGACGCGGAACGTCGAGATTCCCGCGGAACCGGTTCGGGAGTTCATGACGGCGGACGTGGTGACGA
Above is a genomic segment from Halorubellus sp. JP-L1 containing:
- a CDS encoding oligopeptide/dipeptide ABC transporter ATP-binding protein, which gives rise to MSTAQSTDEEHAMIEVRQLKTYYEGGGLISSNPVKAVDGVDFDIRSGETLGLVGESGCGKSTLGRTLVQLEDATAGMSRFSKPEVVQQFANGNRRRTVFLPDVYGEHDAVSLVEQLLDDGVLPKHITDVPRFATLSPGEVNAGTLVDDGNVTVESLVDAGFGERLGLYGEKDFVFVESGSKDGDTVTVESGYIDVTSAPDYALKKLRGKQLGIVFQDPESSLNDRMTVGEIVREPLDVHGWGTKRERRERVRELLDTVGLRPEHYFRYPHQFSGGQRQRIGIARALALEPDFLVLDEPVSALDVSVQAKILNLLEDLQTEFGLTYLFIAHDLSVVRHICDRVAVMYLGNIMEIGETEELFDAPANPYTHSLLSAIPEPDPDSNKERVTLRGTPPSPRDPPVGCPFSTRCPVKIRPEAYREMDDDVWERIEVFREVVRERTRADRSFSDRVREFLGKETRFSDITEITDELFGDVQVPDGAQQHLREAASYVEAGNDNQAREYLFEEFGSVCDKEKPRHHDVTALRTSYCHRHLDEYEDSQSVFQQL
- a CDS encoding CBS domain-containing protein, with product MNVADAMTTRSELVTVELPGTRDDVLEYLQEYEFSSVPVVKRTDAGEEYRGLVSRDALIEHPDEDQLAILMEDVPTTTAGESLESVARVMVEEGARRMPVVDGQLEGIVTVTDVVHAIARGDAATDATVEGYASRDVNTTYEGTPLPVAERELFYANVPYAVVLDDDADVSGMLTEVDILEVARIVEGEDDTGDSIANEDDEWMWEGIKAVGGRYVPTRNVEIPAEPVREFMTADVVTISTRTSVEEAAQRMISEDIEQVPMVSGDRLVGIVRDVDLLEALYE